The genomic interval CCACTCGGGCACCTCTCCGTTGGGAGCTCGTTCACGCTGGCGGAGGGCGAGGGACTCGAACCCCCAAGGGCCGTGAGGCCCGGCGGTTTTCAAGACCGCTGCCTTACCAGTTAGGTCTAGCCCTCCTGCCGGGAGCAGTATAGCAACCCCCTAAACCCCTGTCAAACAACAACAAGCGGCGTCCTCGATGCCGCCCAGGGGCCGTTCGAAGGGCCTGTCATTCCCACGAGCTGTCTGAGCCGGGTCTCCAGCGCGGCGGCCCCCCGTCGCTGTCCGACAGGGCCTCGAGACGGCGGCGCGACGTCGCCGCCCGGACGATCACGGCGACGATGACGAGGACCGCGATGACCAGGAACAGCAGCCTCCCGCTCCGCAGGAACATCGGCAGTCTGTAGGAACGGTTCATCTCCCCGAGCACGCTCTCCTCGAAGGACGCGCGCGCCTGCCCCGTCAGGCGTGCGACGCCCTCGTCGAAACTCCCGGCCGCGGCGATGGCCCGGACGACGCCGGGCGCCGTGCCGATCCCGCTCGTCTCGGCGAGGTGGTTGACGGCGAAGAAGCTCTCGACGTAGGCCGCCGCAGCGTCGCTCGAACCGTAGGGGAACGACGCGTCGAGCTCGCTCAAGGGGATCGTACCGCCCCCCTCCACGCGGGCCACCATCGCGTCGAGGTTCCCCAGGCGCCACTCCCCCGCCGACATCATCGCGACGCCCTCGTGGAACCATCGGGGAGCCCGCACCCCCCTGAGGCCGCGTTCGGTCGCGACGTGGGCCAGTTCGTGGACCACGATCTGGCCCAGTGCGAGTGGGTAGTCGATGATACGGGGGCTCCTGAGAACGATCAGTGACCGCGAGGCGTAGGCCACGCCGACACCCCACTCCGGAACGGCGCCTCCGGTCAGTTCCCGGAAGGTCGTCTCGTCGGGCGCCACGACGACGCGGATGTCCGCGGGTGACTCGACGCCCATCTGCCGGTGCAGCCGTTCGGACGCCCCGGCTCCGATCTCGAGCACCCGCCGTGCGGCGAGCTCGTCTCCACTCGCGAACTCCACGGTCAGGTGGCCGCTCGTCTCCCGCATCCAGCCGGCCCCCGACGCGGCGAATGTCAGGGCGGACAGAAGAGCGAGGGCGACAAAGACGGTCCTGAGGCCGGGGCTCACGCGGACCGCCTGTAGGTGGGTGACATCGCACGGAGACGCTCCACAACGCCCGGGAGCACGTCGAGCAGCCGGTCGACGTCGTCGGACTTCGTCGAGCGCCCGAGTCCGAACCGTACGGAGCCCTGGGCGTCGCGGGGGGCGACCCCCATCGCCGAGAGCACGTGGGACGGTTCGTCGGAGTCGGTCGTGCAGGCTGAACCGGTCGAGACGGCGAAGCCCTCCATGTCCAGCGACAGCACGACGCTCTCCCCCTCGACATGCTTGAAGGCGAGGTTGAGTGTCCCGGGAATGCGGTGCTTCTCCGCTCCGTTCAGGAGAACCTCGGGGATACTGCCGAGGGCGCCGACCTGAAGCCGCTTCGTGAGGGCCGCGAGTCTCTCTCCCTCTTCCGCGAGGTGCTCCGTCGCTATGCGGAGGGCCTCCGCGAGACCGACGATCCCGGGGGTGTTCTCCGTTCCGGGGCGCAGGCCCGCTTCGTGGCCGCCGCCGTGGGAGAGCGGGTCGAGTTTCACCCCGGGTCGGACGTAGAGGGCTCCGACGCCCTTCGGACCGTAGAGCTTGTGGGCGGACAGGGACAGAAGGTCGACCCCGAGTTCCGAGACGTCCAGCGGGATCTTCCCAACACTCTGCACGGCGTCGGTATGAAGCGTCACAGACCGCTCACGTGCGATCCGGGCGATCTCGCTGAGGGGCTGAATGACGCCCGTCTCGTTGTTGGCGTGCATGATGGAGATGAGCACCGTTTCCGGCCGCAGGGCATCTTCGACCGCACGCGGGTCCACGCGGCCGTCCCCGCCGACCGGAACGAATGTCACGTCGAATCCGAAGCGGTCCCGCATGTACTGGAGCGTATGGAGTACCGCATGGTGCTCGATGGCGGAGCTCACCACGTGGGCACGTTCGTCTCGCGCCCTGAACAGAACGCCCTTGATCGCGAT from Candidatus Effluviviaceae Genus V sp. carries:
- a CDS encoding aminotransferase class V-fold PLP-dependent enzyme: MSTVYMDHNATTPVDTRVVEAMLPYFSESFGNPSSPYELAARSRHAVDAAREQVSTAIGAGPEDIVFTSGGTESDNIAIKGVLFRARDERAHVVSSAIEHHAVLHTLQYMRDRFGFDVTFVPVGGDGRVDPRAVEDALRPETVLISIMHANNETGVIQPLSEIARIARERSVTLHTDAVQSVGKIPLDVSELGVDLLSLSAHKLYGPKGVGALYVRPGVKLDPLSHGGGHEAGLRPGTENTPGIVGLAEALRIATEHLAEEGERLAALTKRLQVGALGSIPEVLLNGAEKHRIPGTLNLAFKHVEGESVVLSLDMEGFAVSTGSACTTDSDEPSHVLSAMGVAPRDAQGSVRFGLGRSTKSDDVDRLLDVLPGVVERLRAMSPTYRRSA